The following coding sequences lie in one Arachis ipaensis cultivar K30076 chromosome B03, Araip1.1, whole genome shotgun sequence genomic window:
- the LOC107629081 gene encoding ankyrin repeat-containing protein BDA1-like, producing MANVISPLEEAAKSGDINRLYALIEANPYILEDVEAIPFVETPLHTAASAGHIHFATEIMRLKPSFALKLDTHGLSPIHLAIQKGHGELVRRLVDIDKDLVRVKGREGITPLHTIVSQKGEAQVLAYFLEVCPDSIEDVTVRRETALHVALKHQQLEALQVLIGWLRTNTRRGAATLERSILNWKDEGGNTILHLSALNHDIQALNLLIKCKSMNLNSKNSENRTALDRACSTEMERELEKVGAKRGSSVKDDPTLATQLKLNITLHRRIIIRVKRTRHNISDIQRESYLVVAALLLTGIYQTVLSPPAGKSVLSASGFVAILAINTLVLLVTTLTILTLILSSSVGFLLLGPIFSFAFSYLYSMQLISPTTRGRHIATVMMVVYVVIYCLVAIEMMMNLPSASSLTLKAKRFYADLKLELHKFIV from the exons ATGGCGAATGTTATTAGTCCGTTAGAAGAAGCTGCTAAATCCGGAGACATAAACCGTCTCTACGCGCTAATTGAAGCAAATCCATATATTCTAGAAGACGTGGAAGCCATACCCTTTGTTGAGACTCCTCTGCATACAGCTGCATCTGCTGGCCACATCCACTTTGCTACTGAGATTATGAGATTGAAACCTTCATTTGCTTTGAAGCTAGACACGCATGGCCTCAGCCCCATCCACCTTGCCATTCAAAAAGGCCATGGCGAACTGGTTCGTCGCCTCGTGGACATCGACAAGGACCTCGTCCGAGTCAAAGGAAGAGAAGGCATTACTCCTCTTCATACAATTGTAAGTCAAAAGGGAGAAGCTCAAGTTTTGGCCTATTTTCTCGAGGTTTGTCCTGACTCAATTGAGGATGTGACTGTGAGAAGGGAGACTGCGCTTCATGTTGCGCTCAAACATCAACAGTTGGAGGCTCTGCAAGTGCTCATTGGTTGGCTCAGGACAAATACTCGCAGAGGTGCTGCAACCTTGGAACGCTCTATCTTGAACTGGAAAGACGAGGGAGGCAACACCATCTTACATCTTTCAGCTCTCAATCATGACATACAA GCTCTGAATTTGTTGATAAAGTGTAAAAGCATGAATTTAAACAGCAAGAACTCAGAAAACAGAACAGCTTTAGACAGAGCTTGTAGCACAGAGATGGAGAGAGAATTAGAGAAGGTTGGAGCAAAACGCGGTTCATCGGTTAAAGATGATCCCACCCTTGCAACTCAACTCAAACTAAACATCACACTTCACCGAAGAATAATTATCCGTGTAAAACGCACTAGACACAATATCTCAGATATACAGCGCGAATCTTACTTGGTAGTTGCAGCTCTGCTTCTAACCGGAATCTACCAAACTGTACTTAGTCCTCCGGCCGGAAAATCTGTCCTATCAGCCAGTGGTTTTGTTGCCATATTAGCCATTAACACGCTCGTGCTTTTGGTCACAACACTTACCATTCTTACACTAATACTCAGCAGTTCCGTTGGGTTTCTGTTGCTTGGGCCAATTTTTTCCTTTGCCTTCAGCTATCTTTATTCTATGCAGCTGATATCGCCAACAACTAGAGGTAGACATATAGCTACCGTTATGATGGTTGTTTATGTTGTTATTTATTGCTTGGTAGCCATTGAAATGATGATGAACTTACCTTCAGCATCTTCGTTGACTTTGAAGGCGAAAAGATTCTATGCAGACTTAAAGTTAGAACTACACAAGTTTATAGTTTAA